A stretch of Kaistella flava (ex Peng et al. 2021) DNA encodes these proteins:
- a CDS encoding CHC2 zinc finger domain-containing protein, whose protein sequence is MEITAIKSQLSISTVLQYYGLKPDKNAKMCCPFHEDKTPSMQIYYKTQTAYCFSTNCKTHGKSMDVIDFIMHKENLTKHEAIRKAQEIINPNSENPTISKERFLNNMFQYFRNAINNSKPAKEYLEKRGLDFTRIEVGYNSAQFHHGERKTEELLKQALEVGLLQDKGLINSRTGEKGYSPFAKWCICFALRNQKNEVTGLYFRSILNDDKAKHYYLKNRSGLYPNYPRKETKKLILTEAIIDCASLLQIKEIRDNYSLISCFGTNGLNEEILHSIKNLSELEEIIFCFDQDDAGKKAVEKYANEFKIYNPKFKISTVELPNNDVNETLQLHDEEIFTKLLEERIALQSPNLIEKNSKNEAKFIFSNEIEEVKERVTGLNPVEITEEKPVKSVSNPTDFLQQKELLKSLNKLIEKSELLAKKTADCYYF, encoded by the coding sequence ATGGAGATTACCGCAATCAAATCCCAATTATCCATCTCTACAGTTTTGCAGTACTACGGATTAAAACCCGATAAGAATGCAAAAATGTGTTGTCCGTTCCACGAGGATAAAACACCAAGTATGCAGATCTATTACAAAACGCAAACGGCTTATTGTTTTAGCACTAATTGCAAGACACACGGCAAAAGTATGGATGTGATCGATTTTATAATGCACAAAGAAAACTTAACGAAACACGAAGCGATAAGGAAAGCACAGGAAATTATAAATCCAAATTCTGAAAATCCAACAATCAGCAAGGAACGGTTTTTAAATAATATGTTCCAATATTTTAGAAATGCAATTAATAACTCAAAACCTGCAAAGGAATATTTAGAAAAAAGAGGATTAGATTTTACGAGAATCGAGGTTGGTTACAACTCTGCCCAATTCCACCACGGAGAAAGGAAAACGGAAGAATTATTAAAACAAGCTTTAGAAGTTGGATTATTGCAAGATAAAGGATTAATTAACAGCAGAACAGGAGAAAAAGGTTACAGTCCTTTTGCGAAATGGTGCATTTGTTTTGCGCTCAGAAATCAGAAGAATGAAGTTACAGGATTGTACTTCCGCTCAATCCTAAACGATGATAAAGCAAAACATTATTATCTAAAAAATCGTTCCGGACTTTATCCAAATTATCCCAGGAAAGAAACCAAGAAACTGATTTTAACGGAAGCAATAATCGATTGCGCAAGTTTACTTCAGATAAAAGAAATCCGAGATAACTACAGCTTGATAAGTTGTTTTGGAACGAATGGATTGAATGAAGAAATCTTACACTCAATCAAAAATTTATCCGAACTGGAAGAAATTATTTTCTGTTTTGATCAAGACGATGCAGGAAAAAAAGCGGTTGAAAAGTATGCAAATGAATTTAAAATCTATAATCCAAAATTTAAAATCTCTACTGTAGAATTACCGAATAATGATGTAAATGAAACGTTGCAGTTACACGATGAAGAAATATTTACCAAGCTTTTAGAGGAAAGAATTGCTTTGCAATCGCCGAACCTTATTGAAAAAAATAGTAAAAATGAGGCAAAATTTATTTTTTCAAATGAAATTGAAGAAGTTAAAGAGAGGGTTACGGGTTTGAATCCAGTCGAGATTACGGAAGAAAAGCCTGTGAAATCTGTGAGCAACCCAACCGACTTTTTACAGCAAAAAGAATTACTAAAATCATTAAATAAACTCATAGAAAAATCGGAATTATTGGCGAAGAAAACAGCAGATTGTTATTATTTTTAA
- a CDS encoding helix-turn-helix domain-containing protein has product MQIGLNIKKIREQKGLLQKEIALAAGLHPANYNKTEKGERELSIEALNKIAQLFGMTIDQIINYEGNIPTEVTIENKNINERLLLIEQLEDEDKNAIYRIIDGMLTKSKFKDFFNKNVAAL; this is encoded by the coding sequence ATGCAAATAGGATTGAACATAAAAAAAATTAGAGAACAAAAAGGATTGCTCCAAAAGGAAATTGCTTTGGCAGCAGGTTTACATCCTGCCAATTACAATAAAACAGAAAAAGGCGAACGTGAACTTTCTATTGAAGCATTAAATAAAATTGCTCAACTTTTCGGAATGACCATCGATCAGATTATTAATTATGAGGGAAACATTCCTACTGAAGTCACCATTGAAAATAAAAATATCAATGAAAGACTTTTGTTGATAGAACAATTAGAGGACGAAGATAAAAACGCAATCTACCGCATTATTGATGGAATGCTTACCAAATCTAAATTCAAAGACTTCTTTAATAAAAACGTTGCAGCACTATAA
- a CDS encoding type II toxin-antitoxin system RelE/ParE family toxin, whose protein sequence is MSYDLILTDNFKKEAKKLLKKYASLKLELAELGELLQENPTLGISLGNGVFKIRLAVASKNKGKSGGMRILYLVRIINQKIYLFSIFDKSEKESISAKDITEILKMKTFYNTKPTSKS, encoded by the coding sequence ATGAGTTATGATCTTATTCTTACCGATAATTTTAAAAAGGAAGCCAAAAAATTATTAAAAAAATACGCCTCGCTAAAATTAGAACTCGCAGAATTGGGCGAGCTTTTACAAGAAAATCCAACGCTTGGAATTTCCCTTGGAAACGGGGTTTTTAAAATTCGTCTTGCGGTAGCTTCTAAAAACAAAGGCAAATCTGGCGGGATGAGAATCTTATATCTCGTAAGAATCATTAACCAAAAAATATATCTTTTCTCCATCTTCGACAAATCTGAAAAAGAGAGTATTTCTGCAAAAGACATTACCGAAATTCTTAAAATGAAAACCTTTTATAACACAAAACCAACTTCTAAAAGTTAG
- a CDS encoding SMI1/KNR4 family protein, translating into MEIIEKCNKTLEELYKFSTDILYLGEDIRDSRIENLEEEIGFKLPKDFIYIIKKHNGITLAGTEVYGLSVDLKGNSLDAIYKFEHFEVENIMPKNFFPFSPDGQGNHYCLDLSKLENNTCPVLFWQWDFEYENLEDVEVCNDNFIDWVQEVMIKWTLQTYNYNGTEK; encoded by the coding sequence ATGGAAATAATAGAAAAATGCAACAAAACCCTTGAAGAACTATATAAATTTTCTACGGACATTTTATATTTAGGAGAAGATATTCGGGATTCCCGTATTGAAAATTTAGAAGAAGAAATAGGATTTAAACTTCCTAAGGATTTTATATATATTATTAAAAAACATAATGGAATTACCCTTGCAGGAACGGAAGTTTATGGTTTGTCTGTTGATTTGAAAGGAAACTCATTAGATGCGATTTATAAATTTGAGCATTTTGAAGTGGAAAATATAATGCCCAAGAATTTTTTTCCATTCTCACCAGATGGACAAGGAAATCATTATTGTTTAGATTTATCAAAATTGGAAAATAATACTTGTCCTGTTTTATTTTGGCAATGGGATTTTGAATATGAGAATTTAGAAGATGTAGAAGTTTGTAATGATAATTTTATAGATTGGGTTCAAGAAGTTATGATAAAATGGACTCTTCAAACTTATAATTATAATGGCACAGAAAAATAA
- a CDS encoding RHS repeat-associated core domain-containing protein, with protein sequence MYDYGARMYMPDIGRWGTIDPRSAYTHEAYSYVWNNPISFSDPTGMEGVDMVAFPIRDGIKKDEIWTDSDGSFMWNGKTWTDIKDGSSVITQVSLVGKSKNNSDNSSSYAAAISAGIGTSESGVGLFILLGTAVWWTLDQATKPTLNWDTRIDPMMHSPQALNSEADDTDVNGITVPDENKVPRDSLNPPSKPGNAPTFKKDGKSVEIHHEGQNADGPFSEMHPNDHRGKGNYSKNHPKGQKPLTKGERIKFNNARQKYWKKEYPNVK encoded by the coding sequence ATGTACGACTACGGCGCTAGGATGTATATGCCGGATATCGGGAGATGGGGAACAATAGACCCGAGAAGTGCATACACTCACGAAGCTTACAGTTACGTTTGGAATAATCCAATTTCTTTTAGCGATCCTACGGGCATGGAGGGTGTTGATATGGTAGCTTTCCCAATTCGTGATGGTATCAAAAAAGATGAAATTTGGACAGATAGTGATGGGTCATTCATGTGGAATGGCAAAACGTGGACAGATATAAAAGATGGAAGTTCTGTAATAACTCAGGTTTCTTTAGTTGGGAAATCTAAAAATAATAGTGATAATAGCAGTAGTTATGCGGCAGCTATTTCTGCAGGTATAGGAACTTCAGAATCAGGTGTGGGCTTATTCATATTACTAGGAACTGCTGTTTGGTGGACTTTAGATCAAGCAACTAAACCTACTCTTAATTGGGATACCCGTATAGACCCAATGATGCATTCTCCTCAAGCTTTAAATTCGGAAGCGGACGATACTGATGTAAATGGAATAACTGTTCCTGACGAAAATAAAGTTCCTAGAGATTCATTAAATCCACCTAGTAAGCCTGGAAATGCACCAACATTTAAGAAAGATGGAAAGTCAGTTGAAATTCATCATGAGGGACAAAATGCAGATGGTCCTTTTAGTGAAATGCACCCAAATGACCACAGAGGAAAAGGTAATTATAGTAAGAATCATCCAAAAGGTCAAAAACCACTTACTAAAGGTGAAAGAATAAAATTTAATAATGCTAGACAGAAATATTGGAAGAAAGAATATCCTAATGTAAAATAG
- a CDS encoding RHS repeat-associated core domain-containing protein translates to MYNYKFQEQELQETGFYAFKWRQYMPDVGRFFNIDPLAEKYPFNSTYAFSENKVVAHREIEGLEAEYIMSSFLQPRKLDLKTPSSDAQFQKYQVVVQNSQQSFSKLKSDFSQNPEDFLSNSKATFNHPVDGNGTSSDFKTGNFIKIDINGPLNNSFVKIMDINESKNNLQATFQTMEGHIEKGIIQFNITQYDDGKIGFTITSKSDVDMGVLKSTSKGENYAREQQKQSWQEVLGNISKFLGGQEVLNKTTVTEPKKEEKK, encoded by the coding sequence ATATACAATTATAAGTTTCAGGAACAAGAACTTCAAGAGACTGGATTCTATGCATTTAAGTGGAGACAATATATGCCTGATGTGGGAAGGTTCTTCAACATAGATCCGCTTGCAGAAAAATATCCTTTTAATAGCACTTATGCTTTTTCTGAAAATAAAGTGGTTGCTCATAGGGAAATAGAAGGTCTCGAGGCAGAATATATTATGAGTTCTTTTTTACAGCCAAGAAAACTTGACTTAAAGACGCCTAGTTCAGACGCTCAATTTCAAAAGTATCAAGTTGTAGTTCAAAATTCTCAACAATCTTTTAGTAAACTTAAATCTGATTTTTCACAAAATCCTGAGGATTTTCTATCAAACTCTAAAGCAACATTTAATCACCCTGTTGATGGAAATGGTACATCATCTGACTTCAAGACAGGAAATTTCATTAAAATAGATATAAACGGACCTTTAAATAATTCTTTTGTTAAAATAATGGATATTAACGAAAGTAAAAATAATTTACAAGCAACGTTTCAGACAATGGAGGGTCATATTGAAAAAGGAATAATTCAATTTAATATTACGCAATATGATGATGGTAAAATAGGATTTACTATTACAAGTAAATCAGATGTAGATATGGGCGTACTCAAATCAACTAGTAAAGGGGAAAATTATGCACGAGAACAACAAAAACAGTCGTGGCAGGAAGTACTAGGAAATATAAGTAAATTCTTAGGAGGACAAGAGGTTTTAAATAAAACTACCGTTACTGAACCTAAAAAAGAAGAAAAAAAATAA
- a CDS encoding tyrosine-type recombinase/integrase, protein MENLQTYLQNELTEKTLKSYLYEIEKFRKHYKNPEKLNYQNLMEYVELLRKNYNPQSINRTIYALKKYYDYLVETGQITYNPAKNIKIRDGKENPVQLQELLTEKELQQLLEPRKERYPMLKKRNFIIMSLIVNQALLVGDIERLKIEDLDLKNAKIKIQKTGITNERILNLKAEQILLFYQYLKEERELLSKNQILKTSIFLLNKLGSKITNDDINYLISTYQKSFTKKITSVKIRQSVIKLKLDQGENLRKVQYFAGHKHADTTEKYRETGIEALQSAINQFHPIK, encoded by the coding sequence ATGGAGAATCTACAAACCTATCTACAAAATGAACTCACAGAAAAAACTTTAAAAAGTTATCTTTATGAGATAGAGAAGTTTAGGAAACATTACAAAAATCCTGAAAAACTGAACTATCAGAATTTAATGGAATATGTAGAATTACTGCGGAAAAACTACAATCCCCAAAGCATCAACAGAACGATTTACGCTCTTAAAAAATACTATGATTATTTAGTGGAAACAGGACAGATCACCTACAATCCTGCAAAGAACATTAAGATCAGGGACGGAAAGGAAAACCCGGTACAGTTGCAGGAACTGCTCACGGAAAAAGAATTGCAACAACTGTTAGAACCCCGAAAAGAGCGTTATCCAATGCTTAAAAAAAGAAACTTTATAATTATGAGTTTAATCGTCAACCAAGCACTTTTGGTGGGTGATATTGAACGATTAAAGATAGAAGATTTAGACCTAAAAAATGCTAAAATAAAAATCCAAAAAACAGGAATTACCAACGAAAGAATCCTGAATTTAAAAGCCGAACAAATCTTATTATTTTATCAATATCTAAAGGAAGAAAGAGAACTTTTATCTAAAAACCAAATACTAAAAACTTCTATTTTTCTATTGAATAAACTCGGTTCAAAAATTACAAATGATGACATTAATTATCTTATATCAACTTATCAGAAGTCGTTTACAAAGAAAATCACGAGCGTAAAAATCCGCCAAAGTGTTATAAAACTGAAATTAGACCAGGGCGAGAACTTAAGGAAAGTCCAATATTTTGCCGGACACAAACACGCCGACACGACTGAAAAGTATCGGGAAACAGGAATTGAAGCCCTGCAATCAGCGATCAACCAGTTCCATCCAATCAAATAG
- a CDS encoding tyrosine-type recombinase/integrase, which produces MEDLYIFRKELQNLGYCETVVNTYPKEIKRFLNYSKKEKISITSEDVLNYFEVLKTTKSRVTKMDLSQSAIAGKMRSIRMYFDYLQRTGAIKTSPYQLKIKSPKYEERKIFSPEEIKKLYEKSSPLQLIILHLCYGCGLRRNEASELNIKDIDLENCLMYIKKGKGKKRRVIPFTKQVKEDLKFFTSIEKKKGNKTEKLINITSERIYIEFKYLLKKTGLNNQGFTLHCLRHTIATQLLNQGMELEKVRDFLGHECLGTTQIYTRIYGESTNLSTK; this is translated from the coding sequence ATGGAAGATCTTTATATATTTAGAAAAGAATTACAGAATTTAGGTTATTGTGAAACCGTTGTAAATACCTATCCAAAAGAGATTAAAAGGTTTTTGAATTATTCTAAAAAGGAAAAAATCAGTATTACTTCAGAAGATGTTTTAAACTATTTTGAGGTCTTAAAAACTACCAAAAGCCGGGTTACAAAGATGGATTTAAGTCAAAGTGCCATTGCAGGAAAAATGCGGTCTATTAGAATGTATTTTGATTATCTGCAAAGAACTGGGGCAATAAAAACGAGTCCCTATCAACTGAAAATAAAATCCCCAAAATATGAGGAAAGGAAAATATTTAGTCCGGAGGAAATCAAAAAACTATATGAAAAAAGCAGTCCCTTACAACTCATTATCCTACACTTATGTTATGGTTGTGGACTGCGCCGGAATGAAGCATCAGAACTGAATATAAAAGATATTGATTTGGAAAATTGTTTAATGTATATCAAAAAAGGAAAAGGTAAAAAACGAAGGGTAATCCCATTTACAAAGCAAGTTAAAGAAGACCTAAAATTTTTTACTTCAATTGAAAAAAAGAAAGGAAATAAAACTGAAAAACTAATAAATATCACATCGGAAAGAATTTATATAGAGTTCAAATATTTACTTAAAAAAACAGGATTAAATAATCAAGGTTTTACGCTTCATTGTCTTCGCCATACCATTGCGACCCAACTTCTGAACCAGGGAATGGAACTTGAAAAAGTAAGAGATTTTCTTGGCCATGAATGCCTTGGAACAACCCAAATTTATACCAGAATTTATGGAGAATCTACAAACCTATCTACAAAATGA
- a CDS encoding toprim domain-containing protein has translation MFQYFRNAINNSKPAKEYLEKRGLDFTRIEVGYNSAQFHHGERKTEELLKQALEVGLLQDKGLINSRTGEKGYSPFAKWCICFALRNQKNEVTGLYFRSILNDDKAKHYYLKNRSGLYPNYPRKETKKLILTEAIIDCASLLQIKEIRDNYSLISCFGTNGLNEEILHSIKNLSELEEIIFCFDQDDAGKKAVEKYANEFKIYNPKFKISTVELPNNDVNETLQLHDEEIFTKLLEERIALQSPNLIEKNSKNEAKFIFSNEIEEVKERVTGLNPVEITEEKPVKSVSNPTDFLQQKELLKSLNKLIEKSGIIGEENSRLLLFLITISYLNKSPLHGIVQGSSGSGKTHIISRIADLMPQEDVLRFTRITESSLYNWGEFDLFQKIIIIEDLDGLKEDALYALREFISNQVLRSSVTIKDKKGNNKSSHKIVKGQFSSLSATTKGELYEDNMNRSFIVAINESEEQTEKIISYQNRRNAGEIDKSTQEKAIGFIQKIIRNLKHYDVINPYATQIQLPNNVKNKRRLNEMFQAIIKQITIIHQYQRETKEGFLITEIEDIENAVEILFESIILKIDELDGSLRQFFEQLKKAFKEESFTRFDAMEVTGFKKTQLQFYLNDLVRLEYLKQIGFANKGFRYKISYSDNIQKVRKELKEAFAKQVDELKLNATERKRTLNGSQANAKAQPTMV, from the coding sequence ATGTTCCAATATTTTAGAAATGCAATTAATAACTCAAAACCTGCAAAGGAATATTTAGAAAAAAGAGGATTAGATTTTACGAGAATCGAGGTTGGTTACAACTCTGCCCAATTCCACCACGGAGAAAGGAAAACGGAAGAATTATTAAAACAAGCTTTAGAAGTTGGATTATTGCAAGATAAAGGATTAATTAACAGCAGAACAGGAGAAAAAGGTTACAGTCCTTTTGCGAAATGGTGCATTTGTTTTGCGCTCAGAAATCAGAAGAATGAAGTTACAGGATTGTACTTCCGCTCAATCCTAAACGATGATAAAGCAAAACATTATTATCTAAAAAATCGTTCCGGACTTTATCCAAATTATCCCAGGAAAGAAACCAAGAAACTGATTTTAACGGAAGCAATAATCGATTGCGCAAGTTTACTTCAGATAAAAGAAATCCGAGATAACTACAGCTTGATAAGTTGTTTTGGAACGAATGGATTGAATGAAGAAATCTTACACTCAATCAAAAATTTATCCGAACTGGAAGAAATTATTTTCTGTTTTGATCAAGACGATGCAGGAAAAAAAGCGGTTGAAAAGTATGCAAATGAATTTAAAATCTATAATCCAAAATTTAAAATCTCTACTGTAGAATTACCGAATAATGATGTAAATGAAACGTTGCAGTTACACGATGAAGAAATATTTACCAAGCTTTTAGAGGAAAGAATTGCTTTGCAATCGCCGAACCTTATTGAAAAAAATAGTAAAAATGAGGCAAAATTTATTTTTTCAAATGAAATTGAAGAAGTTAAAGAGAGGGTTACGGGTTTGAATCCAGTCGAGATTACGGAAGAAAAGCCTGTGAAATCTGTGAGCAACCCAACCGACTTTTTACAGCAAAAAGAATTACTAAAATCATTAAATAAACTCATAGAAAAATCGGGAATTATTGGCGAAGAAAACAGCAGATTGTTATTATTTTTAATAACAATAAGTTACCTCAATAAAAGTCCGTTACACGGAATAGTACAAGGTTCAAGCGGAAGCGGAAAAACCCATATTATCAGTAGAATAGCGGATTTAATGCCACAAGAAGACGTGCTTCGATTTACAAGAATTACAGAAAGCAGTTTGTATAATTGGGGAGAGTTTGATTTATTCCAAAAGATAATAATCATTGAAGATTTAGACGGATTAAAAGAAGATGCATTGTATGCATTGAGAGAATTTATTTCCAACCAAGTGTTGAGAAGTTCGGTAACCATAAAAGATAAAAAAGGAAACAACAAATCTTCCCATAAAATCGTAAAAGGACAGTTCTCTTCACTTTCTGCAACTACAAAAGGCGAATTGTACGAGGATAATATGAATAGAAGTTTTATTGTGGCAATCAACGAAAGCGAGGAACAAACAGAGAAAATAATATCCTATCAGAACCGCAGAAATGCAGGAGAGATTGATAAAAGCACTCAAGAAAAAGCAATAGGTTTTATACAGAAAATCATCAGAAACTTAAAGCATTACGATGTGATTAATCCCTATGCAACCCAAATACAGTTGCCCAATAATGTAAAAAATAAAAGGCGTTTAAATGAAATGTTCCAAGCCATTATTAAGCAAATTACTATTATCCATCAATATCAGAGAGAAACAAAAGAGGGTTTTTTAATAACAGAAATTGAAGATATTGAGAATGCAGTAGAAATATTATTCGAGAGTATTATTTTAAAGATTGATGAATTAGACGGCAGTTTAAGACAGTTTTTTGAGCAGTTAAAGAAAGCCTTTAAAGAAGAAAGTTTTACCCGTTTTGATGCCATGGAAGTCACAGGATTTAAGAAAACCCAATTGCAGTTTTATCTCAATGATTTAGTAAGGTTAGAATATTTAAAGCAAATTGGTTTTGCGAACAAGGGATTTAGGTATAAAATCTCTTATAGTGATAATATTCAGAAAGTTAGAAAGGAACTAAAAGAAGCCTTTGCCAAGCAAGTTGATGAATTAAAACTGAACGCTACCGAGCGCAAGCGAACACTAAACGGAAGCCAAGCGAACGCTAAAGCACAACCTACGATGGTTTAA
- a CDS encoding CHC2 zinc finger domain-containing protein, with the protein MEITAIKSQLSISTVLQYYGLKPDKNAKMCCPFHEDKTPSMQIYYKTQTAYCFSTNCKTHGKSMDVIDFIMHKENLTKHEAIRKAQEIINPNSENPTISKERF; encoded by the coding sequence ATGGAGATTACCGCAATCAAATCCCAATTATCCATCTCTACAGTTTTGCAGTACTACGGATTAAAACCCGATAAGAATGCAAAAATGTGTTGTCCGTTCCACGAGGATAAAACACCAAGTATGCAGATCTATTACAAAACGCAAACGGCTTATTGTTTTAGCACTAATTGCAAGACACACGGCAAAAGTATGGATGTGATCGATTTTATAATGCACAAAGAAAACTTAACGAAACACGAAGCGATAAGGAAAGCACAGGAAATTATAAATCCAAATTCTGAAAATCCAACAATCAGCAAGGAACGGTTTTAA
- a CDS encoding type II toxin-antitoxin system RelE/ParE family toxin: MSYDLILTDNFKKEAKKLLKKYASLKLELAELGELLQENPTLGISLGNGVFKIRLAVASKNKGKSGGMRILYLVRIINQKIYLFSIFDKSEKESISAKDITEILKNENLL, from the coding sequence ATGAGTTATGATCTTATTCTTACCGATAATTTTAAAAAGGAAGCCAAAAAATTATTAAAAAAATACGCCTCGCTAAAATTAGAACTCGCAGAATTGGGCGAGCTTTTACAAGAAAATCCAACGCTTGGAATTTCCCTTGGAAACGGGGTTTTTAAAATTCGTCTTGCGGTAGCTTCTAAAAACAAAGGCAAATCTGGCGGGATGAGAATCTTATATCTCGTAAGAATCATTAACCAAAAAATATATCTTTTCTCCATCTTCGACAAATCTGAAAAAGAGAGTATTTCTGCAAAAGACATTACCGAAATTCTTAAAAATGAAAACCTTTTATAA